A genomic window from Pseudocitrobacter corydidari includes:
- the ftsI gene encoding peptidoglycan glycosyltransferase FtsI — translation MKAAGKTLKPKRQEEQANFISWRFALLCGCILVALGFLLGRVAWLQIINPDMLVRQGDMRSLRVQEVSTSRGMITDRSGRPLAVSVPVKAIWADPKEVHDAGGVSVGDRWNALSTALNLPLDQLANRINANPKGRFIYLARQVNPDMADYIKKLKLPGIHLREESRRYYPSGEVTSHLIGFTNVDSQGIEGVEKSFDKWLTGQPGERIVRKDRYGRVIEDISSTDSQAAHNLALSIDERLQALVYRELNNAVAFNKAESGSAVLVDVNTGEVLAMANSPSYNPNNFSGTAKDTMRNRAITDVFEPGSTVKPMVVMTALQRGVVRENTVLNTIPYRINGHEIKDVARYSELTLTGVLQKSSNVGVSKLALAMPSSALVETYSRFGLGKATNLGLVGERSGLYPQKQRWSDIERATFSFGYGLMVTPLQLARVYATIGSYGVYRPLSITKVDPPVPGERIFPESIVRTVVHMMESVALPGGGGVKAAIKGYRIAIKTGTAKKVGPDGRYINKYIAYTAGVAPASQPRFALVVVINDPQAGKYYGGAVSAPVFGAIMGGVLRTMNIEPDALATGEKSEFVINQGEGTGGRS, via the coding sequence ATGAAAGCAGCGGGAAAGACGCTTAAACCAAAACGTCAGGAAGAACAGGCCAACTTTATCAGTTGGCGTTTTGCGTTGCTGTGCGGCTGTATTCTGGTGGCTCTCGGCTTCCTGCTGGGCCGCGTGGCCTGGTTGCAGATAATCAATCCGGATATGCTGGTGCGTCAGGGCGATATGCGTTCCCTGCGCGTTCAGGAAGTGTCAACTTCTCGCGGGATGATCACCGACCGCTCTGGCCGCCCGCTGGCGGTAAGTGTACCGGTAAAAGCCATCTGGGCCGACCCGAAAGAAGTGCATGATGCGGGCGGCGTGAGCGTCGGCGATCGCTGGAACGCGCTCTCTACCGCGCTGAATCTGCCGCTGGATCAGCTGGCAAATCGTATCAATGCGAACCCGAAAGGGCGCTTTATCTACCTTGCTCGCCAGGTTAACCCTGACATGGCGGACTACATCAAAAAACTCAAACTGCCGGGCATTCATCTGCGTGAAGAGTCGCGCCGTTACTATCCGTCGGGCGAAGTTACCTCTCATCTCATTGGCTTCACTAACGTCGATAGCCAGGGGATCGAAGGCGTCGAGAAGAGCTTTGATAAATGGCTCACCGGGCAACCGGGCGAACGTATCGTGCGTAAAGATCGCTACGGTCGCGTTATCGAGGATATCTCCTCAACGGACAGCCAGGCGGCGCACAACCTTGCGCTGAGCATCGATGAGCGTTTACAGGCGCTGGTGTACCGCGAACTGAACAACGCCGTGGCGTTTAACAAAGCGGAATCGGGCAGCGCAGTGCTGGTGGATGTGAACACCGGCGAAGTGCTGGCGATGGCGAACAGCCCGTCTTATAACCCAAACAACTTCTCCGGCACGGCCAAAGACACCATGCGTAACCGCGCCATCACCGACGTGTTTGAACCGGGTTCAACGGTTAAACCGATGGTGGTGATGACCGCGTTGCAGCGCGGCGTGGTGCGTGAAAATACCGTGCTGAATACTATTCCTTACCGTATTAACGGCCACGAAATTAAAGACGTGGCGCGCTACAGCGAATTGACCCTGACCGGGGTACTACAGAAGTCGAGTAACGTCGGTGTTTCCAAGCTGGCGTTAGCGATGCCGTCCTCAGCGTTAGTAGAGACTTACTCACGTTTTGGATTGGGAAAAGCGACCAATTTGGGGTTGGTCGGAGAACGCAGTGGCTTATATCCTCAAAAACAACGGTGGTCTGACATAGAGAGGGCCACCTTCTCTTTCGGCTACGGGCTAATGGTAACGCCGTTACAGTTAGCGCGAGTCTACGCAACGATAGGCAGCTACGGGGTTTACCGTCCGCTGTCGATAACCAAAGTTGACCCTCCGGTTCCAGGCGAACGTATCTTCCCGGAATCCATCGTACGTACCGTGGTTCACATGATGGAAAGCGTGGCGCTGCCTGGCGGCGGCGGCGTGAAAGCGGCGATCAAAGGCTATCGCATCGCCATCAAAACCGGTACGGCGAAAAAAGTGGGGCCAGACGGGCGTTACATCAATAAATATATTGCTTACACCGCGGGCGTTGCGCCAGCCAGCCAGCCGCGTTTTGCGCTGGTGGTGGTCATCAACGACCCGCAGGCAGGTAAATACTACGGCGGCGCCGTTTCCGCGCCGGTCTTCGGTGCCATCATGGGCGGCGTTCTGCGCACCATGAACATCGAGCCGGATGCGCTGGCAACGGGCGAAAAAAGTGAATTTGTGATTAATCAAGGCGAGGGAACAGGTGGCAGATCGTAA
- the ftsL gene encoding cell division protein FtsL: MISRVTEALSKVKGSIGSNERHALPGVIGDDLLRFGKLPLCLFICIIVTAVTVVTTAHHTRLLTAQREQLVLERDALDIEWRNLILEENALGDHSRVERIATEKLQMQHVDPSKENIVVQK, translated from the coding sequence ATGATCAGCAGAGTGACAGAAGCCCTAAGCAAAGTTAAGGGATCGATTGGAAGTAACGAGCGCCATGCCTTGCCTGGCGTTATCGGAGACGATCTTTTGCGGTTTGGGAAGCTGCCACTCTGCCTGTTCATTTGCATCATTGTTACGGCTGTCACCGTGGTGACGACGGCGCACCATACCCGTCTGTTAACCGCCCAACGCGAGCAGCTGGTGCTGGAACGTGATGCGCTGGATATCGAATGGCGCAACCTGATTTTAGAAGAGAACGCCCTCGGCGATCATAGCCGGGTTGAGCGTATCGCTACGGAAAAGTTGCAAATGCAACATGTTGATCCGTCAAAAGAAAACATAGTTGTACAGAAATAA
- the rsmH gene encoding 16S rRNA (cytosine(1402)-N(4))-methyltransferase RsmH translates to MMETFKHKTVLLDEAVNGLNIRPDGIYIDGTFGRGGHSRLILSQLGEQGRLLAIDRDPQAIAVANTIDDPRFSIIHGPFSALADYVSERELTGKIDGILLDLGVSSPQLDDAERGFSFMRDGPLDMRMDPTRGQSAAEWLQTADEADIAWVIKTYGEERFGKRIARAIVERNRIEPMTRTKELAEVVAVAMPVKDKFKHPATRTFQAVRIWVNSELEEIEQALKGSIDVLAPGGRLSVISFHSLEDRIVKRFMREQSRGPQVPAGLPMTEEQLRKLGGRHLRALGKLMPGEEEVAENPRARSSVLRIAERTNA, encoded by the coding sequence ATGATGGAAACTTTTAAACATAAAACGGTACTGCTGGACGAAGCCGTCAACGGCCTGAATATTCGCCCGGATGGTATCTACATCGATGGTACTTTTGGTCGCGGTGGCCACTCGCGTCTTATCCTCTCGCAGCTTGGCGAGCAGGGGCGACTGCTGGCTATCGATCGCGACCCGCAGGCTATTGCCGTAGCAAACACCATTGATGATCCTCGCTTCTCCATCATTCATGGTCCTTTCTCCGCATTGGCTGACTATGTTAGTGAGCGCGAACTTACAGGCAAGATCGACGGCATTCTGCTCGATCTTGGTGTCTCTTCACCACAGCTTGACGATGCTGAACGCGGCTTCTCTTTCATGCGCGACGGGCCGCTGGATATGCGTATGGACCCGACGCGCGGCCAGTCTGCCGCCGAATGGCTGCAAACGGCAGATGAAGCGGATATCGCCTGGGTGATTAAAACCTACGGTGAAGAACGCTTCGGTAAACGTATTGCCCGCGCCATCGTTGAGCGTAATCGCATTGAGCCCATGACCCGCACCAAAGAGTTGGCGGAAGTGGTGGCGGTGGCGATGCCGGTGAAAGACAAATTCAAACATCCCGCGACCCGTACCTTCCAGGCGGTGCGCATCTGGGTGAACAGTGAACTGGAGGAGATAGAGCAGGCGCTAAAAGGCTCGATCGACGTGCTGGCCCCGGGTGGGCGGCTGTCGGTTATCAGTTTCCACTCGCTGGAAGACCGTATTGTAAAACGCTTTATGCGTGAGCAAAGCCGCGGTCCGCAGGTTCCGGCAGGGTTACCGATGACTGAAGAGCAACTCAGGAAGCTGGGTGGCCGTCATTTACGAGCGCTAGGCAAGTTGATGCCGGGCGAAGAAGAAGTGGCTGAAAATCCACGTGCCCGTAGTTCAGTGCTGCGTATCGCAGAGAGGACGAACGCATGA
- the mraZ gene encoding division/cell wall cluster transcriptional repressor MraZ translates to MFRGATLVNLDSKGRLAVPTRYRDTLIENATGQMVCTIDIHHPCLLLYPLPEWEIIEQKLSRLSSMNPAERRVQRLLLGHASECQMDNAGRLLIAPVLRQHAGLTKEVMLVGQFNKFELWDETTWYQRVREDIDAEQTASDALSERLQDLSL, encoded by the coding sequence ATGTTCCGGGGGGCAACGTTAGTTAATCTCGACAGCAAGGGGCGTTTAGCCGTCCCTACCCGGTATCGGGATACGCTGATTGAGAACGCTACCGGTCAAATGGTGTGCACCATTGACATCCATCACCCATGCCTGCTGCTTTACCCCCTGCCCGAATGGGAAATCATCGAGCAAAAACTCTCGCGTTTGTCGAGCATGAATCCCGCAGAACGCCGCGTACAGCGGTTGTTGTTAGGGCATGCCAGCGAATGCCAAATGGATAACGCGGGGCGACTCTTGATCGCACCGGTTTTACGGCAACATGCCGGATTGACAAAAGAAGTGATGCTGGTTGGGCAGTTCAACAAGTTTGAACTGTGGGATGAAACGACCTGGTATCAACGGGTCAGGGAAGATATCGACGCTGAGCAAACCGCTTCAGACGCGCTTTCGGAACGGTTGCAGGATTTGTCCTTATAA
- the cra gene encoding catabolite repressor/activator encodes MKLDEIARLAGVSRTTASYVINGKAKQYRVSDKTVEKVMAVVREHNYHPNAVAAGLRAGRTRSIGLVIPDLENTSYTRIANYLERQARQRGYQLLIACSEDQPDNEMRCIEHLLQRQVDAIIVSTSLPPEHPFYQRWANDSFPIVALDRALDREHFTSVVGADQDDAEMLAEELRKFPAETVLYLGALPELSVSFLREQGFRTAWKDDPREVHYLYANSYEREAAAVLFEKWLETHPMPDALFTTSFALLQGVMDVTLRREGKLPSELAIATFGDNELLDFLQCPVLAVAQRHRDVAERVLEIVLASLDEPRKPKPGLSRIRRNLYRRGSLSRR; translated from the coding sequence GTGAAACTGGATGAAATCGCCCGGCTTGCCGGTGTGTCACGAACCACCGCCAGCTATGTGATTAACGGTAAGGCCAAGCAGTATCGCGTCAGCGATAAAACAGTCGAAAAAGTGATGGCCGTGGTGCGCGAGCATAACTACCATCCTAACGCCGTCGCTGCCGGGTTACGTGCGGGACGCACGCGTTCCATCGGGTTGGTGATCCCTGACCTGGAAAACACCAGCTATACCCGTATTGCGAACTATCTTGAACGCCAGGCGCGTCAGCGTGGGTATCAGCTGTTGATCGCCTGTTCGGAAGATCAGCCCGACAACGAGATGCGCTGTATTGAGCATCTGCTGCAACGCCAGGTCGATGCCATCATCGTTTCCACGTCTCTGCCGCCGGAACATCCTTTCTATCAGCGTTGGGCGAATGATTCATTCCCCATCGTCGCACTGGACCGCGCGCTGGATCGCGAACATTTCACCAGCGTCGTCGGGGCCGATCAGGACGATGCCGAAATGCTGGCGGAAGAGCTACGTAAGTTCCCGGCAGAAACGGTCCTCTATTTAGGTGCGTTACCGGAACTCTCCGTGAGCTTCCTGCGTGAACAGGGCTTCCGTACCGCGTGGAAAGATGACCCTCGCGAAGTTCACTACCTCTACGCCAACAGCTATGAGCGCGAAGCGGCTGCCGTGCTGTTTGAAAAATGGCTGGAAACCCATCCTATGCCGGATGCGCTGTTCACGACGTCATTTGCCTTGTTGCAGGGCGTGATGGACGTGACGCTGCGCCGCGAAGGGAAGCTGCCTTCAGAGCTGGCGATTGCCACCTTCGGCGATAATGAACTGCTCGATTTCCTGCAGTGCCCGGTGCTTGCCGTGGCGCAGCGTCACCGCGATGTGGCCGAGCGGGTGCTGGAAATTGTGCTGGCGAGTCTCGATGAACCGCGCAAACCGAAGCCAGGCCTGAGCCGCATTCGTCGTAATCTTTACCGTCGGGGCAGTCTGAGCCGTCGTTAA
- the ilvN gene encoding acetolactate synthase small subunit, translated as MRRILSVLLENESGALSRVIGLFSQRGYNIESLTVAPTDDPTLSRMTIQTVGDDKAIEQIEKQLHKLVDVLRVNEIGQGAYVEREIMLVKVQASGYGRDEVKRNTEIFRGQIIDVTPSIYTVQLAGTSDKLDAFLASLRDVARIVEVARSGVVGLSRGDKIMR; from the coding sequence ATGCGCCGGATATTATCTGTATTGCTGGAAAACGAATCGGGCGCGCTGTCACGCGTAATTGGTCTTTTCTCACAGCGTGGCTACAACATTGAGAGCCTGACCGTTGCACCCACCGACGACCCAACCCTCTCGCGTATGACCATTCAAACGGTCGGCGATGACAAAGCCATTGAGCAGATTGAAAAGCAGCTGCACAAGCTGGTGGATGTGCTGCGGGTGAATGAAATCGGCCAGGGCGCGTACGTTGAGCGTGAAATCATGCTGGTTAAAGTGCAGGCCAGCGGTTACGGGCGCGACGAAGTGAAACGCAACACGGAAATCTTCCGTGGGCAAATTATCGACGTCACGCCCTCTATTTATACCGTTCAACTGGCGGGCACCAGCGACAAGCTGGATGCGTTCCTTGCGTCGCTGCGTGATGTTGCCCGAATCGTTGAAGTGGCGCGCTCGGGCGTAGTGGGGCTCTCGCGCGGCGATAAGATCATGCGTTAG
- the ilvI gene encoding acetolactate synthase 3 large subunit: MEMLSGAEMVVRSLIDQGVKQVFGYPGGAVLDIYDALHTVGGIDHVLVRHEQAAVHMADGLARATGEVGVVLVTSGPGATNAITGIATAYMDSIPLVVLSGQVATSLIGYDAFQECDMVGISRPVVKHSFLVKQTEDIPGVLKKAFWLAASGRPGPVVVDLPKDILNPANKLPYHYPDSVSMRSYNPTTTGHKGQIKRALQTLVAAKKPVVYVGGGAVNAECHEQLRTLIEKLNLPVASSLMGLGAFPATHQQALGMLGMHGTYEANMTMHNSDVIFAVGVRFDDRTTNNLAKYCPDATVLHIDIDPTSISKTVAADIPIVGDARLVLEQMLELLDQEETMQPLDEIRDWWQQIEQWRARHCLSYDKNSDQIKPQAVIETIWRLTEGEAYVTSDVGQHQMFAALYYPFNKPRRWINSGGLGTMGFGLPAALGVKMALPDETVVCVTGDGSIQMNIQELSTALQYNLPVLVLNLNNGYLGMVKQWQDMIYSGRHSQSYMQSLPDFVRLAEAYGHVGIRITTPDELESKLAQALEQVRNNRLVFVDVAVDGSEHVYPMHIRGGGMDEMWLSKTERT, encoded by the coding sequence ATGGAGATGTTGTCTGGCGCCGAGATGGTCGTCCGGTCGTTAATCGATCAGGGCGTGAAGCAGGTCTTTGGCTATCCCGGGGGCGCGGTCCTCGATATCTACGATGCGCTGCATACCGTTGGCGGAATCGATCATGTGCTGGTGCGCCATGAGCAGGCGGCGGTGCATATGGCGGATGGCCTTGCGCGCGCGACCGGTGAAGTCGGCGTGGTGCTGGTGACATCCGGGCCGGGCGCGACCAACGCGATTACGGGTATTGCAACAGCGTATATGGACTCCATCCCGTTGGTGGTGCTTTCAGGTCAGGTGGCGACCTCGCTGATTGGCTATGACGCCTTTCAGGAGTGCGACATGGTGGGGATCTCCCGCCCGGTCGTGAAGCACAGCTTCCTGGTGAAGCAGACGGAAGATATTCCGGGTGTACTGAAGAAAGCCTTCTGGCTGGCGGCCAGCGGTCGCCCTGGCCCGGTCGTCGTGGATCTGCCGAAAGATATTCTCAACCCGGCGAATAAGCTGCCGTATCACTACCCCGATTCGGTCAGCATGCGCTCCTATAACCCGACCACCACCGGGCACAAAGGGCAAATTAAGCGCGCGCTGCAAACGCTGGTGGCAGCTAAAAAACCAGTCGTTTACGTCGGTGGCGGGGCGGTTAACGCCGAGTGCCATGAACAATTACGCACGCTGATTGAAAAACTGAATCTGCCGGTGGCGTCATCGCTGATGGGGCTCGGCGCATTCCCGGCAACGCATCAGCAGGCGCTGGGTATGTTGGGCATGCACGGCACCTATGAAGCCAACATGACGATGCACAATTCCGATGTGATCTTCGCCGTTGGCGTGCGCTTTGACGATCGCACCACCAATAATCTGGCGAAATACTGCCCGGATGCCACCGTGCTGCACATTGATATCGATCCGACCTCGATCTCGAAAACCGTTGCGGCGGATATTCCGATCGTTGGCGATGCGCGGCTGGTGCTGGAGCAGATGCTGGAACTGCTGGATCAAGAAGAGACAATGCAGCCGCTGGATGAGATCCGCGACTGGTGGCAACAAATCGAGCAGTGGCGCGCGCGTCACTGCCTTAGCTACGACAAAAACAGCGATCAAATCAAGCCGCAGGCGGTCATCGAAACGATCTGGCGGCTGACGGAAGGTGAGGCTTACGTAACCTCCGACGTGGGGCAGCATCAGATGTTCGCTGCACTCTATTATCCATTCAATAAACCGCGTCGCTGGATCAACTCCGGCGGTCTTGGCACGATGGGCTTTGGCCTGCCCGCTGCGCTGGGCGTGAAAATGGCGCTGCCGGATGAAACGGTAGTCTGCGTGACCGGCGATGGCAGTATTCAGATGAACATTCAGGAACTCTCCACCGCCTTGCAGTACAACCTGCCGGTGCTGGTGCTGAACCTGAATAACGGTTATCTCGGCATGGTGAAGCAGTGGCAGGACATGATTTACTCCGGTCGCCACTCGCAATCCTATATGCAATCGTTGCCGGATTTCGTGCGTCTGGCGGAAGCGTATGGCCATGTGGGAATACGCATCACCACGCCTGACGAGCTGGAAAGCAAACTGGCACAGGCGCTGGAGCAGGTGCGCAACAACCGTCTGGTGTTTGTCGATGTGGCGGTTGATGGCAGTGAGCATGTCTATCCGATGCATATTCGCGGTGGCGGAATGGACGAGATGTGGTTGAGTAAAACGGAGAGAACCTGA
- the leuO gene encoding transcriptional regulator LeuO translates to MTVESESVVMKPEQHSGNLHESSKPQLRMVDLNLLTVFDAVMQEQNITRAAHMLGMSQPAVSNAVARLKVMFNDELFVRYGRGIQPTARAFQLFGSVRQALQLVQNELPGSGFEPVSSERVFNLCVCSPLDNYLTSIIFNRVAEIAPNIHLVFKSSLNQNTEHQLRYQEIEFVLGYEEFRRPEFACVPLFNDEMVLVASKKHPRINGPLTENSVYQEEHAVVALDRYASFSQPWYDTPDKQSRIAYQGMALISVLNVVSQTNLVAIAPRWLAEEFSEKLALQVLPLPMKVNSRTCYLSWHEAAGRDRGHQWMEELLVNVCRHQ, encoded by the coding sequence ATGACAGTGGAGTCAGAAAGTGTAGTAATGAAACCGGAACAGCATAGCGGTAATCTTCATGAAAGTAGCAAACCTCAACTCAGAATGGTTGACCTCAACTTGCTGACTGTGTTTGACGCCGTGATGCAGGAACAAAACATTACTCGTGCCGCACATATGCTGGGTATGTCGCAGCCTGCGGTCAGTAACGCGGTGGCGCGTTTGAAGGTGATGTTTAATGATGAGCTATTTGTGCGCTATGGTCGTGGTATTCAACCCACCGCGCGTGCATTCCAGCTTTTCGGTTCTGTTCGCCAGGCTTTACAACTGGTGCAAAATGAACTGCCAGGGTCGGGTTTTGAACCTGTCAGTAGCGAACGCGTATTTAATCTTTGCGTATGTAGCCCACTGGATAACTATTTAACATCGATTATTTTTAACCGTGTTGCAGAAATAGCACCAAATATCCATTTAGTATTTAAGTCATCCTTAAATCAGAATACCGAACATCAGCTGCGCTACCAGGAAATTGAATTCGTTCTGGGATATGAAGAGTTCCGTCGCCCGGAATTTGCCTGCGTACCGTTATTTAATGATGAGATGGTATTGGTCGCCAGCAAAAAACATCCGCGCATCAATGGGCCGTTAACCGAAAACTCTGTGTATCAGGAAGAGCATGCCGTTGTCGCGTTGGATCGCTATGCATCATTTAGCCAACCATGGTATGACACACCGGATAAACAAAGTCGCATTGCTTATCAGGGCATGGCGCTGATCAGCGTATTAAATGTGGTGTCGCAAACGAATCTTGTCGCCATTGCGCCACGCTGGCTGGCTGAAGAGTTTTCCGAGAAGTTGGCGCTGCAGGTTCTGCCGCTGCCAATGAAGGTAAATAGCCGTACCTGCTATCTTTCCTGGCATGAAGCTGCCGGCAGGGACCGTGGTCATCAGTGGATGGAAGAGCTGCTGGTGAACGTTTGCCGTCATCAGTAA
- the leuL gene encoding leu operon leader peptide: MIRTTRFNGLLLLNASFVRGRLLDDVKR, from the coding sequence ATGATCCGCACTACTCGTTTCAACGGTCTACTACTACTAAACGCCTCTTTTGTGCGCGGTAGACTGCTGGACGACGTTAAGCGTTAA
- the leuA gene encoding 2-isopropylmalate synthase, which yields MSQQVIIFDTTLRDGEQALQASLSVKEKLQIAFALERMGVDVMEVGFPVSSPGDFESVQTIARNIKNSRVCALARCVEHDIDVAAESLKVAEAFRIHTFIATSPMHIATKLRSTLDEVIERAVYMVKRARNYTDDVEFSCEDAGRTPIDQLARVVEAAINAGATTINIPDTVGYTMPFEFGNIITGLYERVPNIDKAIISVHTHDDLGLAVGNSIAAVHAGARQVEGAMNGIGERAGNCSLEEVIMAIKVRKDIMDLHTNINHNEIWRTSQTVSQICNMPIPANKAIIGSGAFAHSSGIHQDGVLKNRENYEIMTPESIGLNQVQLNLTSRSGRAAVKHRMDEMGYKETDYSMDQLYDAFLKLADKKGQVFDYDLEALAFINKQQEEPEHFRLDYFSVQSGSSDIATASVKLACGDEVKAEAANGNGPVDAIYHAINRITQYDIELVKYGLSAKGHGKDALGQVDIVVTHNGRRFHGVGLATDIVESSAKAMVHVLNNIWRAAEVEKELQRKAQNNENKKETV from the coding sequence ATGAGCCAACAAGTCATTATCTTCGATACCACCTTACGTGACGGCGAACAGGCGTTACAGGCAAGCCTGAGTGTGAAAGAAAAACTGCAGATTGCCTTCGCCCTTGAGCGTATGGGCGTCGATGTGATGGAAGTCGGGTTTCCGGTCTCTTCACCGGGCGACTTCGAATCGGTACAGACCATTGCCCGCAACATTAAAAACAGCCGCGTCTGCGCACTGGCTCGTTGCGTCGAGCACGACATTGATGTGGCAGCCGAGTCCCTGAAAGTGGCCGAAGCATTCCGTATTCATACCTTTATCGCCACCTCACCGATGCACATCGCCACCAAGCTGCGCAGCACGCTGGACGAAGTGATTGAGCGCGCGGTGTACATGGTGAAACGTGCGCGTAACTACACCGACGACGTCGAGTTCTCTTGTGAAGATGCGGGGCGTACACCAATTGACCAGTTAGCGCGCGTGGTTGAAGCGGCCATTAACGCGGGCGCTACTACCATCAATATTCCGGATACCGTCGGTTACACCATGCCGTTCGAGTTCGGTAATATCATCACTGGCCTGTATGAGCGCGTACCGAATATCGATAAAGCGATTATCTCCGTTCACACCCATGACGATTTAGGCCTGGCCGTGGGCAACTCCATTGCCGCAGTCCATGCCGGTGCCCGTCAGGTTGAAGGCGCGATGAACGGTATCGGCGAGCGCGCCGGTAACTGCTCGCTGGAAGAGGTCATCATGGCCATTAAGGTGCGCAAAGACATCATGGATCTGCACACCAACATCAACCACAATGAAATCTGGCGTACCAGCCAGACCGTTAGCCAGATCTGCAATATGCCAATTCCGGCGAACAAAGCGATCATCGGCAGCGGCGCCTTCGCCCATTCCTCCGGTATTCACCAGGACGGCGTGCTGAAAAACCGCGAAAACTACGAAATCATGACCCCGGAATCTATCGGCCTGAATCAGGTACAGCTGAACCTGACCTCTCGCTCTGGCCGTGCGGCAGTGAAACACCGCATGGACGAGATGGGCTACAAAGAAACCGACTACAGCATGGATCAGCTGTACGACGCCTTCCTGAAGCTGGCAGACAAAAAAGGCCAGGTCTTCGATTACGACCTGGAAGCGCTGGCGTTCATCAACAAACAGCAGGAAGAGCCAGAACATTTCCGTCTGGACTACTTCAGCGTGCAGTCAGGTTCCAGCGATATCGCCACCGCCTCCGTCAAACTGGCCTGCGGCGATGAAGTGAAAGCCGAAGCCGCCAACGGTAACGGCCCGGTCGATGCCATTTACCACGCGATTAACCGTATCACGCAATACGACATCGAACTGGTGAAATACGGCCTGAGCGCCAAAGGCCACGGCAAAGATGCGCTGGGTCAGGTGGATATCGTCGTTACCCATAACGGTCGTCGCTTCCACGGCGTGGGCCTGGCGACTGACATCGTTGAATCCTCAGCGAAAGCGATGGTTCACGTCCTGAATAACATCTGGCGCGCCGCCGAAGTTGAAAAAGAGTTGCAACGCAAAGCTCAGAATAACGAGAACAAAAAGGAAACCGTGTAA
- the leuB gene encoding 3-isopropylmalate dehydrogenase produces the protein MSKNYHIAVLPGDGIGPEVMTQALKVLEAIRQRFDMRITTSHYDVGGIAIDNHGTPLPKATVEGCEQADAVLFGSVGGPKWEHLPPNDQPERGALLPLRKHFKLFSNLRPAKLYQGLEEFCPLRADIAANGFDILCVRELTGGIYFGQPKGREGSGQYEKAFDTEVYHRFEIERIARIAFESARKRRHKVTSIDKSNVLQSSILWREIVTEIGSEYADVELNHMYIDNATMQMIKDPSQFDVVLCSNLFGDILSDECAMITGSMGMLPSASLNEQGFGLYEPAGGSAPDIAGKNIANPIAQILSLALLLRYSLDANDAADAIENAINRALEEGIRTGDLARGGAAVSTDEMGDIVARYIAEGV, from the coding sequence ATGTCGAAGAATTACCATATTGCTGTGTTACCAGGTGACGGTATTGGCCCGGAAGTCATGACACAGGCTTTGAAAGTACTGGAAGCGATTCGTCAACGTTTCGATATGCGTATCACCACCAGCCACTACGATGTGGGCGGTATCGCGATTGATAATCACGGTACGCCGCTGCCGAAAGCCACCGTTGAAGGGTGCGAGCAGGCTGACGCGGTGCTGTTTGGCTCCGTAGGCGGCCCGAAATGGGAACACCTGCCGCCAAACGATCAACCTGAACGCGGCGCGCTGCTGCCGCTGCGTAAGCACTTCAAACTGTTCAGCAATCTGCGCCCGGCCAAACTGTATCAGGGGCTGGAGGAGTTCTGCCCGCTGCGCGCCGATATCGCCGCCAACGGTTTCGACATTCTCTGCGTGCGTGAACTGACCGGCGGTATCTACTTCGGCCAGCCGAAAGGCCGCGAAGGCAGTGGTCAGTACGAAAAAGCGTTTGATACCGAGGTGTATCACCGTTTCGAAATCGAACGTATTGCGCGCATCGCGTTTGAATCAGCGCGTAAACGCCGTCACAAAGTGACCTCAATTGATAAATCCAACGTATTGCAGTCCTCCATTCTGTGGCGTGAAATCGTTACCGAAATTGGCAGCGAGTATGCCGACGTTGAGCTGAACCATATGTATATCGATAACGCCACCATGCAGATGATCAAAGATCCGTCGCAGTTTGACGTGGTGCTGTGCTCCAACCTGTTCGGCGACATTCTCTCTGACGAATGCGCGATGATTACCGGCTCAATGGGCATGCTGCCTTCCGCCAGCCTGAATGAGCAAGGTTTCGGCCTGTATGAACCGGCGGGCGGATCTGCGCCGGATATCGCCGGGAAAAACATCGCCAACCCGATCGCTCAGATCCTGTCGCTGGCGCTGCTGCTGCGCTACAGCCTGGACGCGAACGACGCGGCAGATGCCATTGAAAATGCGATTAACCGCGCGCTGGAAGAAGGTATTCGCACCGGTGATTTAGCACGCGGCGGCGCGGCGGTCAGTACTGATGAAATGGGCGATATCGTGGCCCGCTATATCGCTGAAGGGGTGTAA